In Planctomycetia bacterium, one DNA window encodes the following:
- a CDS encoding thioredoxin family protein, producing the protein MNLATKFESGLSYDAFLTKYGTAEHQNRWAKMHAAIKLTPAQRALLGSFTREMKVFCFAGAWCGDCVNQCPIFDHFAQATSTINIKYFDRDDNPDLGEKLSVCGGARVPVLLFVSEDNFQVGMYGDRTLSAYRKAVAKLSGESCPTGIVLPGESEQAEVVQDWLNEFERVQWILRTSGRLRKLHDD; encoded by the coding sequence ATGAACCTCGCCACCAAATTCGAATCCGGTCTTTCCTACGACGCCTTCCTCACGAAGTACGGCACGGCTGAGCATCAGAATCGCTGGGCCAAGATGCATGCGGCGATCAAGCTCACGCCCGCGCAACGCGCGCTGCTCGGATCGTTCACGCGCGAGATGAAGGTGTTTTGTTTCGCCGGTGCATGGTGCGGCGACTGCGTGAATCAGTGCCCGATCTTTGATCACTTCGCGCAAGCGACGTCGACGATCAACATCAAATACTTCGATCGAGACGACAACCCGGACCTCGGCGAGAAATTGAGCGTCTGCGGCGGCGCTCGGGTGCCGGTGTTGCTCTTCGTGAGCGAAGACAATTTTCAAGTCGGCATGTACGGCGACCGGACGTTGTCGGCGTATCGCAAGGCGGTCGCGAAGCTTTCGGGCGAATCCTGCCCGACGGGAATCGTGCTCCCCGGCGAATCGGAGCAAGCCGAGGTCGTTCAAGACTGGCTCAACGAGTTCGAGCGCGTGCAGTGGATCTTGCGCACCTCGGGCCGGCTACGGAAGCTGCACGACGATTAA
- a CDS encoding DNA-3-methyladenine glycosylase, with translation MLTYDPDEAIAHLRKRDRDLGAIIRAAGPFTLKPPKTIDPFEVLLRAIVSQQLSGKAAATILGRVHALFVTTKKPDPEALLLLSTESLRAAGLSGNKVLAVRDLAAKTLDGTVPTPRKLRAMSDEEIVERLTQVRGIGVWSAEMLLMFSLGRPDVLPVADLGVRQGFMYTYALEAPPTIAALTEHGEKWRPFRSVASWYMWRAAGMMKEEKQKGKKK, from the coding sequence ATGCTCACCTACGATCCCGACGAAGCGATCGCCCACTTGCGGAAGCGAGATCGAGATCTGGGGGCGATCATTCGCGCGGCCGGGCCGTTTACCCTGAAGCCGCCAAAGACGATCGACCCGTTCGAGGTGCTGTTGCGGGCCATCGTCAGTCAGCAGCTTTCGGGCAAGGCCGCCGCGACGATTCTCGGCCGGGTCCATGCGCTGTTCGTCACCACGAAGAAGCCTGATCCGGAAGCGCTGCTGCTTCTCTCGACGGAGTCGCTCCGCGCGGCCGGCCTGTCGGGAAATAAAGTGCTGGCCGTGCGCGACCTTGCCGCGAAGACGCTCGACGGCACGGTGCCGACCCCGCGTAAGCTGCGCGCGATGAGCGACGAAGAGATCGTCGAACGGCTGACGCAGGTGCGCGGCATCGGCGTCTGGTCGGCCGAGATGTTATTGATGTTCTCGCTCGGGCGGCCCGACGTCCTGCCGGTGGCCGACCTCGGCGTACGGCAAGGGTTCATGTACACTTACGCCCTCGAAGCCCCCCCGACGATCGCCGCCCTCACCGAGCACGGAGAGAAATGGCGCCCCTTCCGCTCAGTCGCCAGCTGGTACATGTGGCGCGCGGCGGGAATGATGAAGGAAGAAAAGCAGAAGGGGAAGAAGAAATAG
- a CDS encoding sugar phosphate isomerase/epimerase, whose protein sequence is MKFAICNETFQDMPFEQAFAFARDCGYTGIEIAPFTMALDARDISAAKRVEVRRQAEAAGLDVIGLHWLLAKTTGYYLTTHDEAVRRKTSDYLIELARLCRDLGGSLMVFGSPLQRNVLPGVSMEQALGFAAETIERAMPTLEEFDVTLAIEPLGPSDGNFLNTAAEGVRLCEMIGSSHCRLHLDCKAMSSEAIPIPDLVRKYRREMVHFHANDPNLRGPGMGALDFVPIFEALAEIDYRGWVSVEVFDYTLGSERLAKESIDYMLSTVDKVGA, encoded by the coding sequence ATGAAATTCGCCATTTGCAACGAGACCTTTCAAGACATGCCGTTCGAGCAGGCGTTTGCCTTCGCGCGCGACTGCGGCTACACGGGAATCGAGATCGCGCCGTTTACGATGGCCCTCGATGCACGCGACATCTCGGCCGCGAAGCGTGTCGAAGTGCGCCGGCAAGCCGAAGCGGCCGGGCTCGACGTGATCGGCCTCCACTGGCTGCTCGCCAAGACGACCGGCTACTATCTCACGACACACGACGAAGCGGTGCGCCGCAAGACGAGCGACTATCTCATCGAGTTGGCCCGACTCTGTCGCGATCTCGGCGGCTCGTTGATGGTGTTCGGTTCGCCGCTGCAGCGCAACGTGCTGCCCGGCGTTTCGATGGAGCAAGCGCTGGGCTTCGCCGCCGAAACGATCGAGCGCGCCATGCCGACGCTCGAAGAGTTCGACGTGACGCTCGCCATCGAACCGCTCGGCCCCTCCGACGGCAACTTCCTGAACACGGCCGCCGAAGGAGTACGGCTCTGCGAAATGATCGGCTCGTCGCACTGTCGCCTGCACCTCGACTGCAAAGCGATGTCGAGCGAGGCGATCCCAATTCCTGATCTCGTCCGAAAATACCGTCGCGAGATGGTTCACTTCCACGCCAACGACCCAAACCTGCGCGGGCCCGGCATGGGAGCGCTCGACTTCGTGCCGATCTTCGAGGCGCTGGCCGAGATCGACTACCGGGGCTGGGTCTCGGTCGAAGTGTTCGACTACACGCTCGGGTCGGAACGGCTCGCGAAGGAAAGCATCGACTATATGCTCAGCACCGTCGATAAGGTCGGGGCGTAG
- a CDS encoding 4Fe-4S binding protein, translating into MAKQGPRKKLPKELAVINADNCTGCESCLEVCPVDCIIKLQQYDQFHNLQSWCQIDLERCVGCEVCVHIPQKKTNPYELTVCPWDAIEMVPTEQVAIAVAQSGGPPDYIRANWDRLVGTAQHLAEMKANEGAK; encoded by the coding sequence ATGGCCAAACAGGGCCCTCGTAAAAAGCTGCCGAAAGAACTCGCCGTCATCAATGCCGACAATTGCACCGGCTGCGAGTCGTGTCTCGAGGTCTGTCCGGTCGACTGCATCATCAAACTGCAGCAATACGACCAATTCCACAACCTGCAGAGTTGGTGCCAGATCGACCTGGAGCGGTGCGTCGGTTGCGAAGTGTGCGTCCATATCCCGCAGAAGAAGACGAACCCGTACGAATTGACGGTCTGCCCGTGGGACGCGATCGAAATGGTCCCGACCGAGCAAGTGGCGATCGCCGTGGCGCAAAGCGGCGGCCCGCCGGACTACATCCGGGCCAACTGGGACCGGCTGGTGGGCACGGCTCAGCACCTCGCCGAGATGAAGGCGAACGAAGGGGCGAAGTAG
- a CDS encoding AAA family ATPase: MDPIKNPFSPGAGAPPPELVGRDPVLAEARILLGRVRQKRPEKSMLLTGLRGVGKTVLLNEIERLAQADGYRTIAVEAHEEKPLGSLIAPYLRKLLYELDRMAGVGDKVKRGLAVLRSFVGALKVTVDDMTYGLDIDPEKGTADSGDLEIDLPSVFVAIGEAAENRRTAVAILIDEIQYFSSKELAAIIMAMHKIQQQQLPVVLLGAGLPILPGLAGDAKSYAERLFSFPDIGALSENDSARALREPAQAAGVVFEQTALDEVYRLTKGYPYFVQEWGYQSWNSAPASPITVDVVRNATAAVIPRLDKNFFRVRFDRLTPGEKNYLRAMAELGSGPQRTADIAEKLNVKVTSLGPVRAKLIQKGMVYSPAHGDMAFTVPLFDEFMIRAIPDFQR; encoded by the coding sequence ATGGATCCCATCAAAAATCCGTTTTCACCAGGTGCCGGAGCGCCGCCGCCAGAGTTGGTGGGGCGCGATCCTGTTTTGGCTGAAGCACGTATCTTGCTTGGCCGAGTCAGGCAGAAACGCCCTGAAAAAAGCATGCTACTGACGGGCCTGCGCGGGGTCGGTAAGACTGTTTTATTGAATGAGATCGAACGGTTAGCCCAAGCCGATGGCTATCGCACGATCGCCGTCGAAGCCCACGAAGAGAAGCCTCTGGGGTCGTTGATCGCACCCTACCTGAGGAAACTGCTATACGAACTCGATCGAATGGCCGGAGTCGGCGATAAAGTAAAACGCGGGCTCGCAGTCCTACGAAGTTTCGTCGGTGCCTTGAAGGTCACGGTCGACGACATGACCTATGGGCTGGATATCGATCCGGAGAAAGGAACCGCCGACAGCGGCGATCTGGAAATCGATCTTCCGAGTGTTTTCGTAGCGATCGGTGAAGCCGCGGAGAACCGTAGGACAGCCGTCGCGATTTTGATCGACGAAATTCAATATTTTAGTAGCAAGGAACTGGCCGCCATCATCATGGCGATGCACAAGATCCAGCAACAACAACTCCCGGTCGTTCTGCTCGGCGCTGGGTTGCCGATCTTGCCGGGACTTGCGGGCGATGCCAAGTCATACGCGGAGCGTCTGTTCTCCTTTCCCGACATCGGTGCGCTGTCGGAGAACGATTCTGCAAGAGCATTGCGCGAACCGGCACAGGCTGCCGGGGTCGTATTCGAGCAGACGGCACTCGATGAAGTTTATCGACTCACGAAAGGCTATCCGTACTTCGTGCAGGAATGGGGCTACCAATCATGGAACTCGGCTCCAGCCAGTCCCATCACGGTCGATGTCGTTCGTAACGCTACGGCAGCTGTGATTCCTCGACTAGATAAAAACTTTTTTCGGGTACGGTTCGACCGACTCACGCCTGGAGAAAAGAATTATCTACGCGCAATGGCGGAACTCGGCTCCGGGCCGCAGCGAACGGCAGACATTGCCGAGAAGTTGAACGTAAAAGTGACAAGTCTGGGGCCGGTGCGAGCCAAGCTCATTCAAAAAGGAATGGTCTATAGCCCTGCTCATGGTGATATGGCATTTACGGTTCCGCTCTTCGATGAATTCATGATTCGAGCAATTCCCGATTTTCAGCGATAA
- a CDS encoding carboxymuconolactone decarboxylase family protein — protein sequence MATNKSANRTKTEKKAKAPKLVVSGEPRVATVRPIAESEASGRVAEIFADIKRTKNINFVPNMWRVLAVNPLELELVWTSLKRLMHPEAEGRKGLLDPQTREIIALAVSATNGCAYCVNSHTTALRKLGLSTEALGEVLAITGLFNMTNSLAEGFQIEPDVLPPL from the coding sequence ATGGCGACAAACAAATCAGCGAACCGGACGAAAACCGAGAAAAAAGCGAAAGCCCCGAAGCTTGTCGTAAGCGGTGAGCCGCGCGTCGCGACGGTGCGCCCCATCGCCGAAAGCGAAGCGTCGGGCCGGGTCGCCGAAATCTTCGCCGACATCAAGCGAACGAAGAACATCAACTTCGTGCCGAACATGTGGCGCGTGCTGGCCGTGAATCCGCTGGAGTTGGAATTGGTTTGGACGAGTTTGAAGCGGCTCATGCATCCGGAAGCCGAAGGACGCAAGGGGCTGCTCGATCCGCAGACGCGCGAGATTATCGCGCTGGCGGTGTCGGCCACGAACGGCTGCGCTTATTGCGTCAACTCGCACACGACTGCGCTTCGCAAACTCGGCCTCTCGACCGAAGCGCTCGGCGAAGTGCTGGCGATCACCGGCCTGTTCAACATGACGAACTCACTGGCCGAAGGCTTCCAAATCGAGCCGGACGTGCTGCCGCCGCTGTGA
- the thiC gene encoding phosphomethylpyrimidine synthase ThiC, whose protein sequence is MTQIEQARAGVVTPEMEFVAKREELEPELVRDEVARGRMVIPANKVHLTKNLEPMAIGVAARCKINANIGNSAVTSDIASELEKLHTAVHYGSDTVMDLSTGKNIDVIRAAIIDSSPVPIGTVPIYQMLEELGGNIEDMRPQHFLDMCEHQAKQGVDYMTVHAGLLYEHLHLTTKRVTGIVSRGGSLIAKWMMTHRKQNPLYESFEDLCDIFKQYDVTWSLGDGLRPGSIADASDEAQFAELDVLGELTERGWKKGTQVMVEGPGHVPMDQIDMNVKRQMKVCKEAPFYVLGPLTTDIAPGYDHITSAIGAALAGWSGAAMLCYVTPKEHLGLPDREDVKQGVIAYKIAAHAADLARHRKGCRERDDALSRARFTFDWNEQFRLSLDPETARRMHDETLPQETFKSAHFCSMCGPKYCSMKITEDIRKMAVAGDLSVKEEAAGKNLLTLNAGS, encoded by the coding sequence ATGACCCAGATCGAACAAGCCCGCGCCGGCGTCGTGACCCCGGAAATGGAATTCGTGGCGAAGCGCGAAGAGCTTGAACCGGAATTGGTGCGCGACGAAGTGGCGCGCGGCCGGATGGTCATTCCGGCCAACAAAGTGCATCTCACGAAGAATCTCGAACCGATGGCGATCGGCGTGGCCGCGCGCTGCAAGATCAACGCCAACATCGGCAATTCGGCCGTGACGAGCGATATCGCTTCGGAACTCGAAAAGCTCCACACGGCCGTGCATTACGGCAGCGACACCGTCATGGATCTTTCGACCGGCAAGAACATCGACGTGATTCGCGCCGCGATCATCGACAGCTCTCCCGTGCCGATCGGCACCGTGCCGATCTACCAAATGCTCGAAGAGCTCGGCGGCAACATCGAAGACATGCGCCCCCAGCACTTCCTCGACATGTGCGAGCATCAGGCGAAGCAAGGGGTCGACTACATGACGGTCCATGCCGGACTCCTCTACGAACATCTGCACCTCACGACCAAGCGCGTGACGGGCATCGTCAGCCGCGGCGGATCGCTCATCGCGAAGTGGATGATGACGCATCGGAAGCAGAACCCGCTTTATGAATCGTTCGAGGATCTCTGCGACATCTTCAAGCAATACGACGTCACATGGAGCCTCGGCGACGGCTTGCGTCCCGGCAGTATTGCCGATGCCAGCGACGAAGCGCAATTCGCCGAGCTCGACGTGCTCGGCGAGCTTACCGAGCGCGGCTGGAAGAAGGGGACGCAAGTCATGGTCGAAGGGCCGGGCCATGTGCCGATGGACCAGATCGACATGAACGTGAAGCGCCAGATGAAGGTTTGCAAAGAGGCGCCGTTCTACGTCCTCGGCCCGTTGACGACCGACATCGCTCCCGGCTACGACCACATCACCAGCGCGATCGGCGCGGCCTTGGCCGGCTGGAGCGGCGCGGCGATGCTCTGCTACGTGACGCCGAAAGAACACCTCGGCCTGCCGGATCGTGAAGACGTCAAGCAAGGGGTGATCGCGTACAAGATCGCGGCCCACGCGGCCGATCTCGCGCGACATCGCAAAGGTTGCCGCGAGCGCGACGACGCGCTGAGCCGTGCCCGCTTCACGTTCGATTGGAACGAACAGTTCCGCTTGTCGCTCGATCCGGAAACGGCCCGCCGGATGCACGACGAAACCCTGCCGCAAGAGACCTTCAAGAGCGCGCATTTCTGCAGCATGTGCGGGCCGAAATACTGCTCGATGAAGATCACGGAAGATATCCGGAAGATGGCAGTGGCGGGGGACCTGAGCGTGAAGGAAGAGGCGGCAGGGAAGAATTTGTTGACGCTGAATGCGGGGTCGTAA
- a CDS encoding phytanoyl-CoA dioxygenase family protein, with the protein MRDPLAISAGIRTLAIHPSVRRVAESVLGPRCFVARALLFDKTERANWKVAWHQDLTITVQHRVDVADFGPWSVKEGIVHVQPPVEVLTRMLAVRVHLDDCHVDNGPVRVLPGSHLHGRLTADEIEAWKVQHPAVECLAARGAILAFRPLLVHASSPARVPGHRRVVHFEFAADDLPAGLEWHRRS; encoded by the coding sequence ATGCGTGATCCATTGGCGATCTCGGCCGGGATCCGGACTTTGGCGATTCATCCGAGCGTGCGGCGCGTGGCGGAGTCCGTGCTTGGCCCGAGGTGCTTCGTGGCTCGCGCGTTGCTGTTCGATAAGACCGAGCGGGCCAATTGGAAAGTCGCGTGGCATCAAGACCTCACGATCACGGTGCAGCACCGCGTCGACGTGGCCGACTTCGGCCCCTGGTCGGTTAAGGAAGGGATCGTGCATGTGCAGCCGCCGGTCGAAGTGCTCACGCGGATGCTCGCCGTGCGTGTGCATCTCGACGACTGCCATGTCGACAACGGCCCGGTGCGTGTGCTTCCCGGCAGTCATCTCCATGGCCGACTCACTGCGGATGAGATCGAAGCGTGGAAAGTGCAGCACCCTGCGGTCGAGTGCCTCGCTGCCCGAGGGGCGATCCTTGCGTTCCGTCCGCTGCTCGTGCATGCTTCGTCGCCGGCGCGCGTGCCGGGGCATCGCCGTGTGGTGCATTTTGAATTCGCCGCGGATGATCTTCCCGCCGGCTTAGAGTGGCACCGCCGGAGCTAG
- a CDS encoding MFS transporter, whose translation MNYVDRYVLAAVIPKLRAEFFPNGGEHADAELGSLALAFMISYMIASPIFGWMADRMSRWLIVAGGVIVWSLASGASGLAQTFTMLLVTRIFVGIGEAAYGPAAPTIIADLYPVERRGSVLAWFYVAIPVGSALGYTFGGLMAEHSHWRWAFYLSVVPGILLGVWALFMREPSRGGAQATAPKRAAKLADYLVFLKTPSYLLNTLGMTMMTFAVGGISYWMPDYVHRFRNGGDLGSVSFTFGAITAVAGLTATLLGGYVGDKLRTRYSGSYFLVSGIGMLLGWPLFLAVLVTPFPYAWGLIFLAEFCLFFNTGPSNTILANVVHPAVRASAFAFNIFVIHALGDAISPLLIGWINGRNDGNMNYGFAAVSVAILFSGVFWILGAKHLQRDTELADTRLAA comes from the coding sequence ATGAACTACGTCGACCGCTACGTGCTCGCGGCGGTCATCCCGAAACTCCGTGCGGAGTTTTTTCCCAACGGCGGCGAACATGCCGACGCCGAACTCGGCTCGCTTGCGCTCGCGTTCATGATCTCTTACATGATCGCCTCGCCGATCTTCGGCTGGATGGCCGATCGGATGTCGCGCTGGTTGATCGTGGCCGGCGGCGTGATCGTGTGGAGCCTCGCGTCCGGAGCGTCGGGCCTTGCTCAGACGTTTACGATGTTGCTCGTCACGCGCATCTTCGTCGGCATCGGCGAAGCGGCGTATGGGCCCGCCGCGCCGACGATCATCGCCGACCTTTATCCCGTCGAGCGGCGCGGCAGCGTGCTGGCTTGGTTCTACGTCGCGATTCCCGTCGGCAGCGCTTTGGGCTACACCTTCGGCGGCCTCATGGCCGAGCATTCTCACTGGCGCTGGGCGTTCTATCTGTCCGTCGTGCCGGGCATCTTGCTGGGCGTCTGGGCGTTGTTCATGCGCGAGCCGTCGCGCGGCGGCGCTCAAGCGACTGCGCCGAAACGTGCGGCCAAATTGGCCGACTATCTCGTCTTCCTTAAGACTCCGTCGTATCTGCTGAACACGCTCGGGATGACGATGATGACGTTCGCCGTCGGCGGCATCTCGTATTGGATGCCCGACTACGTGCATCGCTTCCGCAACGGCGGCGACCTCGGGAGCGTGAGCTTCACGTTCGGCGCGATCACGGCCGTCGCCGGACTCACCGCCACGCTGCTCGGCGGCTACGTCGGCGATAAGCTCCGCACGCGCTACTCCGGCTCCTACTTTCTCGTCTCGGGCATCGGCATGTTGTTGGGTTGGCCGTTGTTTCTCGCGGTGTTAGTGACGCCGTTTCCCTATGCCTGGGGGCTCATCTTCTTGGCCGAGTTCTGCTTGTTCTTCAACACCGGTCCCTCGAACACGATTCTCGCCAACGTCGTGCATCCGGCGGTGCGGGCTTCGGCCTTCGCGTTCAACATCTTCGTCATTCACGCGCTCGGTGATGCGATCTCGCCGCTGCTCATCGGCTGGATCAACGGCCGCAACGACGGCAACATGAACTACGGATTCGCCGCCGTAAGCGTCGCGATTCTCTTTTCCGGCGTGTTCTGGATCCTCGGCGCAAAGCATTTACAACGCGACACGGAACTCGCCGACACGCGCTTGGCGGCGTAA
- the larE gene encoding ATP-dependent sacrificial sulfur transferase LarE, with translation MLEELKPADLASTDLPQEVAAKCDRLVSFMAGLGRCVVAFSGGVDSTVVAQAARLALGEAATAVTGNSSSLAAGELEEARRLAERIGIRHEIVATREFDQPAYLANGPDRCYHCKTELYTRLEELVAMFPDAIVVNGANLDDRGDYRPGMTAAREHRVLSPLIECGLTKADVRALAAHWQLPVWDKPASPCLSSRIAYGEEVTPERTAMIDRAEQYLRSVGLRELRVRYHKGDLARLEVPAEAIARLAEPQLRRDLVEHLRTLGFKFITLDLEGFRSGSLNQIIGVDMLTRPRS, from the coding sequence ATGCTCGAAGAACTGAAACCGGCCGATCTTGCTTCCACCGACCTTCCTCAAGAGGTTGCGGCGAAGTGCGATCGGCTGGTTTCGTTTATGGCCGGCCTCGGCCGGTGCGTGGTCGCCTTCTCGGGGGGCGTCGATAGCACGGTCGTCGCGCAAGCGGCCCGTCTCGCGCTCGGCGAAGCGGCCACGGCCGTCACCGGCAACAGCTCGAGCCTCGCCGCCGGCGAGCTCGAAGAGGCCCGGCGCTTGGCCGAGCGGATCGGCATTCGCCACGAGATCGTCGCGACGCGCGAGTTCGACCAGCCGGCCTACCTCGCCAATGGGCCCGACCGCTGTTACCACTGCAAGACCGAACTCTACACGCGGCTCGAGGAGCTCGTCGCGATGTTCCCGGACGCGATCGTCGTCAACGGTGCCAACCTAGACGACCGGGGCGATTACCGGCCCGGCATGACCGCGGCCCGCGAACATCGGGTGTTGAGCCCGTTGATCGAATGCGGGTTGACGAAGGCCGACGTTCGCGCGCTCGCCGCGCATTGGCAACTTCCGGTGTGGGACAAACCGGCCTCGCCGTGCCTCAGCAGCCGGATTGCGTACGGCGAAGAGGTCACGCCGGAGCGAACCGCGATGATCGACCGCGCCGAGCAATATCTGCGCAGCGTCGGTCTGCGCGAGCTGCGCGTGCGCTACCATAAGGGAGACTTGGCGCGGCTCGAAGTCCCGGCCGAAGCGATCGCCCGACTCGCCGAACCGCAACTGCGGCGCGACCTCGTCGAGCATTTGCGCACCCTCGGCTTCAAGTTCATCACGCTCGATCTCGAAGGTTTCCGCAGCGGCAGCCTGAACCAGATCATCGGCGTCGACATGCTCACCCGCCCGCGCAGCTAA
- a CDS encoding Gfo/Idh/MocA family oxidoreductase: protein MDRRTFLQAGAAAPLTSLTSFSALSSLAHADVARERKPRRVALIGCGWYGKCDLLRLLQIEPVEVVAMCDVDSKMLAEAADIVAARQVSKKRPRTHADYRELLAEKDAEMVLIATPDHWHALPMIAAVEAGADVYVQKPISVDIVEGQAMLAAARRTGRVVQVGTQRRSTPHLIEARDQIVRPGKLGKVGLVEIYCYYHMRSNQSVPDSAPPANLDYEMWTGPAPMRPFNSLVHPRRWRYFQEYGNGIVGDMCIHMLDTVRWMLDLGWPKSVSSSGGILVDKQSKANISDTQSAVFDFGDVEVVWQHRTWGSAPDPQYPWGATLYGDQGTLKASVNSYDFIPNKGDPIHRDVVMELDKYPEDRDEKDLEKQVAPAIRGHMRDWLQAIDTRGKPVADIEQGHISTASCILANLSSDLGRTLHWDIAAGNIRGDEKANERLRRPYRAPWIHPEVRT from the coding sequence ATGGATCGTCGCACGTTTCTTCAGGCCGGCGCTGCGGCGCCGCTGACTTCGCTCACTTCGTTCTCCGCCCTCTCTTCGCTCGCGCATGCCGATGTCGCTCGGGAGCGCAAGCCCCGTCGGGTCGCCCTCATCGGTTGCGGCTGGTACGGCAAGTGCGATCTGTTGCGGCTCTTGCAGATCGAGCCGGTCGAAGTCGTGGCGATGTGCGATGTCGATTCGAAAATGCTCGCCGAAGCCGCGGACATCGTCGCCGCGCGACAGGTCTCGAAGAAGCGCCCGCGCACGCATGCCGACTATCGTGAACTGCTGGCGGAGAAAGACGCCGAGATGGTGCTGATCGCCACGCCCGACCATTGGCACGCGCTGCCGATGATCGCGGCGGTCGAGGCCGGGGCCGATGTCTACGTGCAGAAGCCGATCAGCGTCGATATCGTCGAAGGGCAAGCGATGCTCGCCGCCGCGCGGCGCACGGGCCGGGTCGTGCAAGTCGGCACGCAGCGCCGCAGCACACCGCACCTGATCGAAGCTCGCGACCAAATCGTGCGGCCGGGCAAGCTCGGCAAAGTCGGGCTCGTCGAGATTTACTGCTACTATCACATGCGCTCGAATCAGAGCGTGCCCGACAGCGCTCCGCCGGCGAATCTCGATTACGAGATGTGGACCGGTCCGGCCCCAATGCGGCCGTTCAACAGCCTCGTACATCCGCGTCGTTGGCGCTACTTCCAGGAATACGGCAACGGCATCGTCGGCGATATGTGTATCCATATGCTCGACACGGTGCGCTGGATGCTCGACCTCGGCTGGCCGAAGTCGGTGAGTTCGAGCGGCGGCATCTTAGTCGACAAGCAAAGCAAGGCGAACATCAGCGATACGCAATCGGCCGTGTTCGACTTCGGCGACGTCGAGGTAGTGTGGCAACATCGCACTTGGGGGAGCGCGCCCGATCCGCAATATCCTTGGGGCGCGACCCTCTACGGCGATCAGGGAACGCTGAAGGCCAGCGTGAACAGCTACGATTTCATTCCGAACAAGGGAGACCCGATCCATCGCGACGTCGTGATGGAGCTGGATAAGTATCCCGAAGACCGCGACGAGAAGGACTTGGAGAAGCAAGTCGCGCCGGCGATTCGCGGCCACATGCGCGATTGGCTGCAAGCGATCGACACGCGCGGCAAGCCGGTCGCCGACATCGAGCAAGGCCACATCTCGACCGCCAGCTGCATCCTCGCCAATCTCTCGTCCGACCTCGGCCGCACGCTCCACTGGGACATCGCAGCAGGAAACATCCGCGGCGACGAAAAAGCCAACGAACGCCTACGCCGCCCCTACCGCGCACCATGGATCCATCCGGAAGTGCGCACGTAG